The proteins below come from a single Bacteroidales bacterium genomic window:
- a CDS encoding sigma-70 family RNA polymerase sigma factor codes for MQLMYNEKEIIEGCKKQNRKAQKMLYDRFSSKFLGVCMRYAKDKPEAEDILQEGFLKIFERIDQYNYSGAFEGWTRRIIVNTAISNYRKNLKHYNHTHIDDVYEYEQEVTSDDIEFTMEEMLKVIQSLSPGYRMVFNLFAIEGYPHKEIAEMLGIDVATSKSQYSRAKKIVQHRLIKIRSQRNASIKV; via the coding sequence ATGCAGCTAATGTATAATGAAAAAGAAATAATAGAAGGCTGTAAGAAACAAAACCGAAAGGCTCAAAAGATGTTGTACGATCGTTTTTCATCGAAATTTTTAGGTGTTTGCATGCGTTATGCAAAAGATAAACCAGAGGCAGAAGATATTTTGCAAGAAGGTTTTTTAAAAATATTTGAACGCATCGATCAATATAATTATTCTGGTGCTTTCGAAGGCTGGACGCGTAGAATCATTGTTAATACTGCTATTTCAAACTATCGAAAAAATTTAAAACATTACAATCATACCCATATCGACGACGTTTACGAATACGAACAAGAAGTAACGAGCGATGATATTGAATTTACCATGGAAGAAATGCTAAAGGTTATACAATCATTATCACCCGGCTATCGAATGGTTTTTAATCTCTTTGCAATAGAAGGTTATCCGCACAAAGAAATTGCAGAAATGTTAGGAATTGATGTTGCAACTTCAAAATCGCAATATTCAAGAGCAAAAAAAATTGTGCAACACCGATTAATCAAAATTCGTTCACAAAGAAATGCTTCTATTAAAGTATGA